The following are from one region of the Cyanobium gracile PCC 6307 genome:
- a CDS encoding ABC transporter permease encodes MVRNGPLWRLAARRWRRRPLQYLLCILGIALGVAMLVSIDLASGSAQRAFSLSTDAITGRTSHRLVAIGPGGVPDATFVALRRRFPEIPAAPVIEAYGRAEELDGELLRLVGVDLFSEAPFRGLLGGDGDGQVGGGQAGGRGFVPFLTEPGTAVIASDTAARYGLHPGAADASGTLHLDLGGRTSALQLVGSVSSDSALERRGLESLLLVDIATAQELLAPAGVGAAPALGHIDLILEGPAQEQAIRSWLPAGLKLETAAARGNAVQQMTAAFELNLAAMSLLAMVVGIFLIYNTVTFSVVQRRGLFGVLRCLGVTRGQLFTLILGEAALFSLVGSLLGLALGVVLGRAVVGLITQTINDFYFVVSVRQISLSGFTLAKGMVVGVASALLASALPAWEAMATPPQMTLQRSSLEAAWQRLLPWFLLAALLSGGLGVLLLRWDSRDLVPAFAGLFALLMGAALLMPPVLVAAMEVLGWSSRGLGVVARLAPRDILRSLSRTAVAVAALMVAVSVIVGLSIMIGSFRGTVVTWLDQTLQADLFVSPPSTTANRVLGKVDPAVVSAIAGRSDLRAMVTFNSFDVHLVDQDRDITLIAAGGDVSAGRRPYAWVRPGVDDPFAALAAREGVILSEAVYLRDGQGAIPERVRLETPDGERSFPVVAVFYDYSSDRGSVLMDRSQVAELWHDDNVASLGLFLAPGVAPEAVAAELLEGFRSRQSLLVQTNGALRQGSLEIFDRTFAITGALQLLTVLVAFIGIFSTLMSLQLERGREFAVLRADGMTPLQLGRLTLLETGLMGLLAGTCSMPLGYGLAWVLVHVINVRSFGWTLQIALEPRFFLQSLLVAVGAALLAGLYPALRLGRMNISEALRQE; translated from the coding sequence GTGGTCCGCAATGGGCCCCTGTGGCGCCTGGCGGCCCGGCGCTGGCGTCGGCGTCCGCTGCAGTACCTGCTCTGCATCCTGGGCATCGCCCTGGGGGTGGCGATGCTGGTGTCGATCGATCTGGCCAGCGGCTCGGCCCAGCGGGCCTTCTCCCTCTCCACCGATGCCATCACCGGCCGCACCAGCCACCGCCTGGTGGCGATCGGGCCCGGTGGCGTCCCTGACGCCACCTTCGTCGCGCTGCGCCGCCGCTTCCCGGAGATTCCCGCCGCGCCAGTGATCGAGGCCTACGGCAGGGCCGAGGAGCTGGACGGAGAGCTGCTGCGGCTGGTGGGGGTTGACCTGTTCAGCGAGGCGCCCTTCCGCGGCCTGCTGGGCGGTGATGGCGATGGCCAGGTGGGCGGCGGCCAAGCAGGCGGCAGGGGCTTCGTGCCCTTCCTCACTGAGCCCGGCACGGCCGTGATCGCTTCCGACACCGCCGCGCGCTACGGCCTCCACCCCGGTGCCGCCGATGCCTCCGGCACCCTGCACCTGGATCTGGGCGGGCGGACATCGGCCCTGCAGCTGGTGGGCAGCGTCAGCAGTGATTCGGCCCTCGAGCGCCGCGGGCTGGAGTCCCTGCTGCTGGTCGACATCGCCACCGCCCAGGAGCTGCTGGCCCCCGCCGGCGTCGGGGCGGCCCCTGCCCTGGGCCACATCGATCTGATCCTCGAGGGCCCCGCCCAGGAGCAGGCCATCCGCTCCTGGCTGCCCGCGGGGCTGAAGCTGGAGACGGCGGCGGCCCGCGGCAACGCCGTGCAGCAGATGACGGCCGCCTTCGAGCTCAACCTCGCCGCCATGAGCCTGCTGGCCATGGTGGTGGGCATCTTTCTCATCTACAACACGGTCACCTTCAGCGTGGTGCAGCGCCGCGGCCTGTTCGGGGTGCTGCGCTGCCTGGGGGTGACCCGGGGCCAGCTGTTCACCCTGATCCTCGGGGAGGCGGCCCTGTTCAGCCTGGTGGGCTCCCTGCTGGGCCTGGCGCTGGGGGTGGTGCTGGGGCGCGCCGTGGTCGGCCTGATCACCCAGACGATCAACGACTTCTACTTCGTGGTCTCGGTGCGGCAGATCAGCCTGTCGGGGTTCACCCTGGCCAAGGGGATGGTCGTGGGGGTGGCTTCGGCCCTGCTGGCCTCAGCCCTGCCCGCCTGGGAGGCGATGGCCACACCGCCGCAGATGACCCTGCAGCGCTCCAGCCTTGAGGCCGCCTGGCAGCGGCTGCTGCCCTGGTTTCTCCTGGCGGCCCTGCTCAGCGGTGGCCTGGGGGTGCTGCTGCTGCGCTGGGACAGCCGGGACCTGGTGCCCGCCTTCGCCGGACTGTTCGCCCTGCTGATGGGGGCCGCTCTGCTGATGCCGCCGGTGCTGGTGGCCGCGATGGAGGTTCTGGGCTGGTCCAGCCGGGGCCTAGGGGTGGTGGCCCGCCTCGCCCCCCGCGACATCCTGCGCTCCCTCAGCCGCACTGCGGTGGCCGTGGCGGCCCTGATGGTCGCGGTGTCGGTGATCGTGGGGCTCTCGATCATGATCGGCTCCTTCCGGGGGACGGTGGTCACCTGGCTCGACCAGACCCTCCAGGCCGACCTGTTCGTCTCCCCCCCGAGCACCACGGCCAACCGGGTGCTGGGCAAGGTGGATCCCGCCGTTGTCTCGGCCATCGCCGGCCGCTCCGACCTGCGGGCCATGGTCACCTTCAACAGCTTCGACGTGCACTTGGTCGACCAGGACCGGGACATCACCCTGATCGCCGCCGGTGGTGACGTCTCCGCCGGCCGGCGCCCCTATGCCTGGGTCCGCCCGGGCGTCGACGACCCCTTCGCCGCCCTGGCGGCCAGAGAGGGGGTGATCCTCTCCGAGGCCGTCTACCTGCGCGATGGCCAAGGTGCGATCCCCGAGCGGGTCCGGCTCGAAACCCCTGACGGCGAGCGGAGCTTCCCGGTGGTCGCCGTCTTCTACGACTACTCCTCCGACCGCGGCAGCGTGCTCATGGACCGCTCCCAGGTGGCGGAGCTCTGGCACGACGACAACGTCGCCTCACTGGGACTGTTCCTGGCCCCGGGGGTGGCGCCCGAGGCGGTGGCCGCCGAGCTGCTGGAGGGCTTCCGCAGCCGCCAGAGCCTGCTGGTGCAGACCAACGGCGCCCTGCGGCAGGGGTCGCTGGAGATCTTCGATCGCACCTTCGCCATCACCGGAGCCCTGCAGCTGCTCACGGTGCTGGTGGCCTTCATCGGCATCTTCAGCACCCTGATGAGCCTGCAGCTGGAGCGGGGCCGGGAATTCGCTGTGCTGCGGGCCGACGGCATGACCCCCCTCCAGCTGGGGCGCCTCACCCTGCTGGAGACC
- a CDS encoding NAD(P)-dependent oxidoreductase — translation MSLSVGFIGLGALGAPMAANLQARGFPLTVHNRRRDREMPLAAAGARRAATPAAAAQGADVLALCLSDDAAVAAVLLGEGGDVADAALAGLAPGALVVDFSTIAPGTSRAMADALGGRGVAYLDAPVTGGTEGARAGTLAVLVGGAAADLERARPVLEAVGRTITAIGPVGAGQGAKAVNQVLVAGSYAAVAEAMALGQRLGLPMEEVRQALVGGAAGSWALEHRAGAMLRGEFPLGFRLRLHRKDLAIALEAATAGGLELPVADLVAAMEDDLIAAGHGDEDVSALARWFNARSR, via the coding sequence TTGTCCCTGTCCGTCGGTTTCATCGGCCTGGGGGCCCTGGGCGCGCCGATGGCCGCCAACCTGCAGGCGCGGGGTTTTCCGCTCACTGTCCACAACCGCCGCCGTGATCGGGAGATGCCCCTGGCCGCCGCCGGGGCCCGGCGGGCGGCCACGCCGGCGGCGGCGGCCCAGGGCGCCGATGTGCTGGCCCTCTGCCTGAGCGACGACGCGGCGGTGGCGGCGGTGCTGCTGGGGGAGGGGGGCGACGTCGCCGACGCCGCCCTGGCCGGCCTGGCGCCAGGGGCCCTAGTGGTCGATTTCTCCACCATCGCGCCGGGCACCTCCCGGGCCATGGCCGATGCCCTGGGCGGGCGCGGCGTGGCCTACCTGGATGCGCCGGTCACCGGCGGCACCGAAGGGGCCCGGGCCGGCACCCTCGCGGTGCTGGTGGGGGGAGCGGCCGCCGACCTGGAGCGGGCCCGGCCGGTGCTGGAGGCCGTGGGCCGAACGATCACGGCGATCGGTCCGGTGGGGGCGGGCCAGGGGGCGAAGGCCGTCAACCAGGTGCTGGTCGCGGGCAGCTACGCGGCGGTGGCCGAGGCCATGGCCCTCGGGCAGCGGCTCGGCCTGCCGATGGAGGAGGTGCGGCAGGCGCTGGTGGGTGGGGCCGCCGGCTCCTGGGCCCTGGAGCACCGCGCCGGCGCCATGCTCCGGGGTGAATTCCCGCTCGGGTTCCGGCTGCGGCTGCATCGCAAGGATCTGGCGATCGCCCTGGAGGCCGCCACCGCGGGGGGGCTGGAGCTGCCGGTGGCCGACCTGGTGGCGGCGATGGAGGACGACCTGATCGCGGCGGGCCACGGCGACGAGGACGTGTCGGCCCTGGCCCGCTGGTTCAACGCCCGCTCCCGGTGA
- a CDS encoding ABC transporter ATP-binding protein: MPDASPASAIELRGLSKRFQEGESERTVLQAVDLTIAPGQFVVLLGQSGSGKSTLLHLIGGIDTPSSGSVAIGGVELTGLDERNRTLFRRDHIGFIFQFFNLIPTLSVLENVTLPGELAGRPRPALEAAARDLLGRVGLADRASTRPDRLSGGQQQRVAIARALLHQPLLILADEPTGNLDEHTGEQVLELLIDLTRQQGRTLIMATHNGAIAARADRVLRVQEGHLLEASAPAAAVPA; the protein is encoded by the coding sequence ATGCCTGATGCGTCACCGGCCTCCGCGATCGAACTGCGGGGGCTCAGCAAGCGGTTCCAGGAGGGGGAGAGCGAGCGGACGGTGCTGCAGGCCGTCGACCTGACCATCGCCCCTGGCCAGTTCGTCGTCCTGCTGGGCCAGAGCGGCAGCGGCAAGAGCACCCTGCTGCACCTGATCGGCGGCATCGACACCCCCTCCTCCGGCAGCGTGGCCATCGGTGGGGTGGAGCTCACGGGCCTCGACGAGCGCAACCGCACCCTGTTCCGCCGCGACCACATCGGCTTCATCTTCCAGTTCTTCAATCTCATCCCCACCCTCTCGGTGCTGGAGAACGTCACCCTGCCCGGTGAACTGGCGGGCCGGCCCCGGCCGGCCCTGGAGGCCGCCGCCCGTGATCTGCTCGGCCGGGTGGGGCTGGCCGACCGGGCGTCCACCAGGCCCGACCGCCTCTCCGGCGGCCAGCAGCAGCGCGTGGCCATCGCCCGCGCCCTGCTGCACCAGCCCCTGCTGATCCTGGCCGACGAGCCCACCGGCAACCTCGACGAACACACCGGCGAGCAGGTGCTGGAGCTGCTGATCGACCTCACCCGCCAGCAGGGCCGCACCCTGATCATGGCCACCCACAACGGGGCCATCGCCGCCCGGGCCGACCGGGTGCTGCGGGTGCAGGAGGGCCATCTGCTTGAAGCGTCCGCCCCGGCGGCTGCGGTGCCGGCATGA
- the ychF gene encoding redox-regulated ATPase YchF, giving the protein MLKAGIVGLPNVGKSTLFNALVANAQAQAANFPFCTIEPNVGVVAVPDERLQKLSDLSSSKEIVPTRVEFVDIAGLVQGASQGEGLGNKFLANIREVDAIVHVVRCFEDDDVIHVSGSVDPVRDAEVINLELGLADLAQIEKRRERLKKQMRTSKEAAAEDGALARLQAELEQGGAVRRVTLTEEEQSLVRNLGLLTGKPIIYATNVSEDDLAEGNAWVAAVEDLAAREGAEAVRISAQVEAELVDLAAEERADYLAGLGVSEGGLQSLIRATYRLLGLRTYFTTGEKETRAWTITAGMTAPQAAGVIHTDFERGFIRAQTIAYAQLLEAGTLGEARNRGWLRSEGKEYVVAEGDVMEFLFNV; this is encoded by the coding sequence ATGCTCAAAGCCGGAATCGTCGGACTGCCCAACGTGGGCAAGTCGACCCTCTTCAACGCCCTGGTGGCCAACGCCCAGGCCCAGGCGGCCAATTTCCCCTTCTGCACCATCGAGCCCAACGTGGGGGTGGTGGCGGTTCCCGACGAGCGCCTGCAGAAACTCTCCGATCTCTCCAGTTCCAAGGAGATCGTGCCGACCCGGGTGGAGTTCGTGGACATCGCCGGGCTGGTGCAGGGGGCGAGCCAGGGGGAGGGGCTCGGCAACAAGTTCCTGGCCAACATCCGCGAAGTCGATGCCATCGTCCACGTGGTGCGCTGCTTCGAGGACGATGACGTGATCCACGTCTCCGGCAGCGTCGACCCGGTGCGGGACGCCGAGGTGATCAACCTGGAGCTGGGGCTGGCGGATCTGGCCCAGATCGAGAAGCGGCGGGAGCGGCTTAAGAAGCAGATGCGCACCAGCAAGGAGGCCGCCGCCGAGGACGGCGCCCTGGCCCGGCTGCAGGCGGAACTGGAGCAGGGCGGTGCCGTGCGGCGGGTGACCCTGACCGAGGAGGAGCAGTCCCTGGTGCGCAACCTGGGCCTGCTGACCGGCAAGCCGATCATCTATGCCACCAACGTCAGCGAGGACGACCTGGCGGAGGGCAATGCCTGGGTGGCCGCCGTCGAGGACCTTGCCGCCCGGGAGGGGGCCGAAGCGGTGCGCATCTCCGCCCAGGTGGAGGCCGAGCTGGTGGATCTGGCCGCCGAGGAGCGGGCCGACTATCTGGCCGGGCTGGGGGTGAGCGAAGGGGGCCTGCAAAGCCTGATCCGCGCCACCTATCGCCTGCTGGGTCTGCGCACCTACTTCACCACCGGCGAGAAGGAGACCCGCGCCTGGACGATCACCGCCGGCATGACCGCCCCCCAGGCGGCCGGGGTGATCCACACCGATTTCGAGCGGGGCTTCATCCGGGCCCAGACCATCGCCTACGCCCAGCTGCTGGAGGCCGGCACCCTGGGCGAGGCCCGCAACCGGGGCTGGCTGCGCAGCGAGGGCAAGGAGTACGTGGTGGCCGAGGGGGATGTGATGGAGTTCCTGTTCAACGTCTGA